One Algoriphagus sp. Y33 genomic window, CGGTATTCATGTCACCAGGAACTCCATCGATCAGAATAAGCGGCTGGGAGGTACCATTGATGGAGTTTACACCACGAAGGTTGATCTGCGTACCGGCGGCAGGATCCCCACTTGGTGTTGTTACCCTCAATCCGGCAACTTTTCCCTGAATAAGCTGTGCCGCATCCCTAACTGCCCCTTTAACAAAGTCTTCTTCCTTGACTCCGCCGATAGAACTGGTCACGTCTCCCTTTCGCATCGTTCCGTAGCCCACTACCACTACTTCGTTCATTGAGGTGACGTCAGGCTTCAGTTGGACTTCGATTGTAGACTGGTTAGTAATTACTATTTCTTGGGTCTCATAGCCTATAAAGCTAAACACCAAGACACCACCTTCATCAGGTACATCCAACACAAAATTCCCGTCAATATCTGCTGCCGTACCTTTAGTCGTGCCCTTGAGTACTACACTGACACCGGGAAGAGGTAGCCCATCTTCCGCAGAATAGGCTGTTCCCCTGACCGTCTTTTCTCTGAGACTCAAAGCCCCGGATTCAAATCCTCCATCAGCAAACAGAGACCTCTCCAACATGATCGAACCATAGGTGCTGACTCCTCCATAATGAAGAATAAGCATCACTCCCATGGCTACGATACCTCGTAACTTAGTAAAGTTTTTCATACTATTTATTGGGTTGATATTTAAGATAATATGTCTCTAACTATTAGATCAATACCTATCAGTATGACTTATGAGACAATGGTATAAATTTACCAACACCACTTATGGAAAAATTCATCAAAAGTAACCTATACCAATACTATATTAGCTCATTATGCCCCCACACAGAATAAACACGGAAATTCAAATCACCTTGCGGTTAATTCAATGGTTTATACAAGAAAATCCAGCTAAAAAAATTAATAGGGTTGACGGGGAAATCGCTTTTATCTCAAAACCCTTCAAGGGTTTGCAAATTATAGGTCAAAAAACGACAAAATCAGCATGCTTACTTTCAAAAAGATAACACTCGAAGGATTCTGCCAATTGAGACTTCTAATTTCACTCGAAATTAGCCCTTTAGCCAGTAGTGCCAGAATCTCTTTTTCTCTTCTGGTAACTACAGGAATATCTCCTTTATCATGAGAGCGCATAATCTCGATGACACTTTTGCTCAAGCCTACACTACCTGCCACTGCAGTGGTTATACAACAAATAACTTCTTCTTTGGAAGCATTCTTCAGCAAATACCCTGAGGCACCGCTAGAGAGCATTCTCCGGATAATGCTATACTCATTGATATTGCTTATTCCCACTACTTTAATGTGAGGATAATTCCTTTTTATTTTTTGACAAGCTTCTATCCCGTTTTGACCTGTAAGATTAATGTCCATGAGAATTACATCCACCGTATTAGCCTGAAGATACTCCATTGCTCTTTCCGCATCTGGAAAAGTAGCTTGAAGCTGAATTTCTTCATTTCCTTTGAACATATAGATAAAACCTTGCAAAACGATCGGATGATCATCTACCAGTATAATCTTGATTATTCTTTCAGGCATGGCTAATTGGTATTTGAAGGTTTACAGTCGTTCCCTCCTCTTTATTGGATAGAATTTCGAAAGTACCACGCAATAAGGCAACCCGGTTTTTCACATTTTGCAATCCAATGCCCTGTGGCTGGGCATCGGTGTGACTGAGGCCTACCCCATTATCTTCTACGATGATAAACAGCCAACCTTCAAGCTGACTGCATTGTAAGATGATCTCTGAGGCGCCGGAATGTTTTAAGGCATTCGTGAGCAGCTCTTGTATGATCCTGTAACAGTTGATCAAGATCGATCTGGAATAGGTAGGGCCGAGATCAAACGACTGAAACTTAATCCCGGTGGCTTCATTACTCATGTAGTTACATAAGTCTGCCAATGTCGGTTTCAACCCCATCAGCAACAGAGACTCGGGCATCATATTGCGGGATATCCGCCTCAGTTCATCAACTGAATAATCAAGCTGATCAACCACCTCTTCAATGGCTTTTTGTTCAGTTTTACCATCGAGATGTTGCTTATCCAAAATTGAGGAGAGCTTTAATTTACTGCCTGCCAGTAGGCCTCCCAGCCCATCGTGTAGATCTCTTGCAATCCGGTTTCGCTCCTGTTCCTGTCCCTGCATGATCGCGTCGTAATTTGCCAGACGTTGCTCCTGCGCAATAGATTTTATTTCTTCCTGATGAATTTTCTCTTGTTGGGCAAGCAACTTAAGATTTTTTTTGGCCAGTTTCCATATGAAAAAGGTAATGACACCCACAAAAACAATTCCGCCGAAAAGAAGATAAATCAGGCAATAAAATATAGGCTGAAAAATCCATCTCGTATAGCCAAAACCACAAGCTAACACTGCCTTAAACCTTCTATAGTCACAGGATTTTCGGATTCTTTGTCTTAACTGCTCTGTTTTATTTACATACAAGAGTCTTTAAAACTAATTGGCTATCTAGTCGCCAAAGACTAAAATCACCAATCTAACTTAGCTTTTTCTGATCATGGCAAAGCAACGACCTCATCTGGGAATACCGGATAAATTTTGGCTCCCGAAGCTTTCCTCATAATTTGAAGTCCTGTCAATTTTCCGTAAGCAGGCAGCACCAAGCACCGGTTATGGTAGTAAAAACATGGCAAACGATAGCTTTGCCTGCCTTTGGCTTTGATCATCACACCTGGATGGATATGGCCGGATATATTCAATTTTTCTTCCGGTACCAAATTTAAAGGTACGTGGGTAAAAAGCAGATGTGATCCTATTTCATACTCCTCCACCACCTCAATAGCAGTGTCTTCCATAACGGCCGAAGGAAGAATATCATGATTTCCTTTGGTCAACACGAAGCGAGTAGTTGGATAGCGGATAATAAATTCATTCAACCCCTCCCATTCCTTGTTCAAATTGCTGTGAAATAAATCTCCCAAAAAAATGAGGGTGATGGGCTGAAGGGAATTCACTAGCTTTTCCATGGCCTGTAAATCCGGTGATAGTTTAGGAATAGGAATCATAATCCCTTCTTTTCTAAAATGAGAGGCTTTTCCAAGATGGAGATCTGCAATCACCAGCATTTTATGTTTTGGCAAAAAAGCTGCTTTTTGGGGTAGTAATTGAATTAATTCATCTTTGTAATAAAAATCCATGTCTAATCAAGGAGCTATCATTTCTCCAGCGTGGTTTTAAGTTTCCCCAATCTGGTTTGCCAATCTTCATTGCTATACCTTTCCCGGAAAGATTCCGCAAAAATAGGAAAAGAAAAGGGGGTGAGCCTTTCGGGAAAAGTAATATTAATCGCATGGCTGCTGATCCTTACAAAGGCAGAATACATACGTGCAGATTCCAATTGAAAATCCATCACCTCATCGTATGCTTGCCTCAAAAGGAGATTTCCCGGATCATAGTCTTCAAAAACTGAAAAGAACAAAGAGGAATTGGCTTGCAGGTGCCTCGTTTTAATAGGTTTACCCGGATATCCCTGAAAGACCAACCCCGCAATGCTGGCGATATCCCTAAATCTTCTCCGCGCCATCTCGTTTGTATTGATTCCGAGTTTAATGTCGGAAAGCAAATTTCCGGTATCAAACAAACCACTTCCCAGAGCCTCCTCCACAGGAATAGGTGAGTCGCTTAACAACTCAAAGCCATATTCATTGGTAGCAATACTAAAAGTGGCTTTTCTGATCTTACTTAGGCGAAAAGCAATCACCGCCGCCATTCCTTCATGCACAAATTTCCCTTCAAAAGGGTAAACAAACAGGTGATGCCCGTATTTGGTCTGAATACTTTCCATCAAGAGCGTGCCTTCTGCAGGTAGAGCTGAGACCTCCTTTTGTCGTTGGAACAACGGTGTCAAAAATTTCAACTCGGGATTGTTCCTGCCGACGGGAAGATGGGCCAGATCCATAGAATGCCTCAACGCCACACCCAGATCTGCGGAAAGCGGTAACCTCCCTCCCATCCAGGACGGTACAGCCCCTTTTTTTCCCGTATTATTTCTTACTATCGCCTGCATTTCCCGCACCATGATGAGCTCCAGGTTTCTCCCCGAAAACCAAAAAGTATCTCCGGGCTTCATTCTGGAAATAAACCATTCTTCTATAGTTCCCAGGTATTTCCCACTCATGTACTTCACCTGCATCATCGCATCACTCACTATTGTTCCGATGTTGAGCAAATGCCGATGGGCAATTCTTCTACTGGTCACCTTAAACAGCCCCTCCTCGGCAACTACCTTGTGAAATTCATCATAGGCGCCGAGTGAACGTCCGCCTTTGGTGATCATAAGGAGACATTCGTTGAATTCTTCTTTGCTGATAGAAGCAAAACAATGTGTACTCTTGATCTCCAAGTAAGTTTCATCAGCTTTAAATCCCTCAGAAATAGCCAAGGTGACCAAGTATTGGACCAGCACATCAAAAGAGCGGATATAGGGGATACGCTGTTCCATCATCTCTTCTTTAACGGCGTATTTCAACGATGCCCCCTCCATAATCTCCAGGGA contains:
- the pdeM gene encoding ligase-associated DNA damage response endonuclease PdeM, which codes for MDFYYKDELIQLLPQKAAFLPKHKMLVIADLHLGKASHFRKEGIMIPIPKLSPDLQAMEKLVNSLQPITLIFLGDLFHSNLNKEWEGLNEFIIRYPTTRFVLTKGNHDILPSAVMEDTAIEVVEEYEIGSHLLFTHVPLNLVPEEKLNISGHIHPGVMIKAKGRQSYRLPCFYYHNRCLVLPAYGKLTGLQIMRKASGAKIYPVFPDEVVALP
- a CDS encoding sensor histidine kinase, which codes for MYVNKTEQLRQRIRKSCDYRRFKAVLACGFGYTRWIFQPIFYCLIYLLFGGIVFVGVITFFIWKLAKKNLKLLAQQEKIHQEEIKSIAQEQRLANYDAIMQGQEQERNRIARDLHDGLGGLLAGSKLKLSSILDKQHLDGKTEQKAIEEVVDQLDYSVDELRRISRNMMPESLLLMGLKPTLADLCNYMSNEATGIKFQSFDLGPTYSRSILINCYRIIQELLTNALKHSGASEIILQCSQLEGWLFIIVEDNGVGLSHTDAQPQGIGLQNVKNRVALLRGTFEILSNKEEGTTVNLQIPISHA
- a CDS encoding response regulator transcription factor; amino-acid sequence: MPERIIKIILVDDHPIVLQGFIYMFKGNEEIQLQATFPDAERAMEYLQANTVDVILMDINLTGQNGIEACQKIKRNYPHIKVVGISNINEYSIIRRMLSSGASGYLLKNASKEEVICCITTAVAGSVGLSKSVIEIMRSHDKGDIPVVTRREKEILALLAKGLISSEIRSLNWQNPSSVIFLKVSMLILSFFDL
- a CDS encoding ligase-associated DNA damage response DEXH box helicase, with protein sequence MNIFADAWFSDQGWTAHAFQKKAWAAIAKGRSGLLNAPTGYGKTMAIWFGVLHHYYIRRKIKKGRDIPKLHCLWITPLRALSSEIYQATTLVSDDLALDYKIGLRTGDTSSKLRQEQKKKPPQALVTTPESVHILLASKGYSDYFSGLEFVVVDEWHELMGSKRGVLVELALSRLKALNPKLKIWGISATIGNLEEAKVILLGPDNKGEMIKANIKKRIQIETLLPDVLERFPWAGHLGVHMAEKVIPIIEQSQSTLLFTNTRSQAEMWYRQLLELKPDWAGAIALHHGSLSNEIRIWVENALHEGNLKAVICTSSLDLGVDFRPVDTVVQIGSPKGIARFLQRAGRSGHQPGALSKVYFLPTHSLEIMEGASLKYAVKEEMMEQRIPYIRSFDVLVQYLVTLAISEGFKADETYLEIKSTHCFASISKEEFNECLLMITKGGRSLGAYDEFHKVVAEEGLFKVTSRRIAHRHLLNIGTIVSDAMMQVKYMSGKYLGTIEEWFISRMKPGDTFWFSGRNLELIMVREMQAIVRNNTGKKGAVPSWMGGRLPLSADLGVALRHSMDLAHLPVGRNNPELKFLTPLFQRQKEVSALPAEGTLLMESIQTKYGHHLFVYPFEGKFVHEGMAAVIAFRLSKIRKATFSIATNEYGFELLSDSPIPVEEALGSGLFDTGNLLSDIKLGINTNEMARRRFRDIASIAGLVFQGYPGKPIKTRHLQANSSLFFSVFEDYDPGNLLLRQAYDEVMDFQLESARMYSAFVRISSHAINITFPERLTPFSFPIFAESFRERYSNEDWQTRLGKLKTTLEK